One Actinoplanes missouriensis 431 DNA segment encodes these proteins:
- a CDS encoding VOC family protein encodes MTNDERLITHLRHVDLAVPDYDRQLEFYTDMWGLDAETSDEGIAFLAAAGSPEQYSVRLRKAAEKRLDLIAFGAANETDVNALAERLGRAGVTLVSEPGKLQTPGGGYGFRFFDIDGRTVEVSCDVAVRQHRRLEEGESVPVKLSHVVINSPNPEATVAFYDKHLNFALSDTLMHPRMGEMMWFLRTNRWHHSLAIARGPHVSLHHASFEMRGIDEYMRGTGRLLRGGVEKVWGPGRHMAGNNTFSYFLDPHGNTIEYTTELEELDEDSWHPHLYDFSDPTVSDQWGTANPMNEFVAKQSFNDVDRGVFVAPPV; translated from the coding sequence ATGACGAACGACGAACGGCTCATCACGCACCTGCGGCACGTCGACCTGGCGGTGCCGGACTACGACAGGCAGCTCGAGTTCTACACCGACATGTGGGGCCTCGACGCCGAGACCAGCGACGAGGGCATCGCGTTCCTGGCCGCCGCCGGCTCACCCGAGCAGTACTCGGTGCGGCTGCGCAAGGCCGCCGAGAAGCGGCTCGACCTGATCGCTTTCGGCGCCGCGAACGAGACCGACGTGAACGCGCTGGCCGAGCGTCTGGGCCGGGCCGGCGTCACACTGGTCAGCGAGCCCGGCAAGCTCCAGACGCCCGGCGGCGGTTACGGCTTCCGGTTCTTCGACATCGACGGGCGGACCGTCGAGGTCTCCTGCGACGTCGCGGTCCGGCAGCACCGCCGGCTGGAGGAGGGCGAGTCCGTCCCGGTCAAGCTCTCCCACGTGGTGATCAACTCGCCGAACCCGGAGGCGACCGTCGCCTTCTACGACAAGCACCTGAACTTCGCGCTCTCGGACACCCTCATGCACCCGCGGATGGGCGAGATGATGTGGTTCCTGCGGACCAACCGCTGGCACCACAGCCTCGCCATCGCCCGCGGCCCGCACGTCTCCCTGCATCACGCGTCGTTCGAGATGCGCGGCATCGACGAGTACATGCGCGGCACCGGCCGGCTGCTGCGCGGCGGGGTGGAGAAGGTGTGGGGCCCGGGCCGGCACATGGCCGGAAACAACACCTTCAGCTACTTCCTCGACCCGCACGGCAACACGATCGAATACACGACCGAGCTGGAAGAACTCGACGAGGACAGCTGGCACCCGCACCTCTACGACTTCTCCGACCCGACCGTCAGCGATCAGTGGGGCACGGCGAACCCGATGAACGAGTTCGTCGCCAAGCAGTCCTTCAACGACGTCGACCGCGGCGTCTTCGTCGCCCCGCCGGTCTGA
- a CDS encoding DUF3817 domain-containing protein, translating into MQAFRVFRITAVAEAFSWTGLLVGMYLKHVTHTTEAGVWFFGRLHGALFVAYLAATLWVARSERWSLWRTLFGLAASIPPLTTLIFERWVAKRRPAAEPAAATA; encoded by the coding sequence GTGCAAGCGTTCCGGGTCTTCAGGATCACCGCGGTCGCCGAGGCGTTCTCGTGGACAGGCCTGCTGGTGGGCATGTACCTGAAGCACGTCACGCACACGACCGAGGCCGGCGTCTGGTTCTTCGGCAGGCTGCACGGCGCGCTCTTCGTGGCCTACCTGGCCGCGACCCTGTGGGTGGCGCGTTCCGAGCGGTGGTCGCTCTGGCGGACCCTGTTCGGCCTGGCCGCCTCCATCCCTCCCCTCACCACACTGATCTTCGAACGCTGGGTGGCGAAACGTCGCCCGGCAGCGGAGCCGGCGGCCGCCACCGCCTGA
- a CDS encoding fumarylacetoacetate hydrolase family protein — protein MRIARFRHAGEIKTGQIHHHGVRVFAGSPEIGSIIAGGIAEAHRREVAQTVPLEEVQLLAPLQPSSIRDFVAFEEHVEGVRRSVDGSAGVPDAWYDAPTFYFTNPHAIYGPGDDVPFPAASVARDFELEVAAIAGPDRSIFGYTIFNDWSARDLQSREMQVRLGPAKGKDFASSLGPWIVTADELEPYRDADGFLDLWCTAAVNGVEVGRDLLSNMGWTFEAMIAYAGRDSRVEPGDVLGSGTVGNGGCLAELWGRNGTQDPPPLTDGDVVTLTVEGIGSLTNRITSGAENTGIPRVRRRDPAQARAERQS, from the coding sequence ATGCGGATCGCACGCTTCCGTCATGCCGGAGAAATCAAGACCGGACAGATTCACCACCATGGGGTACGGGTCTTCGCGGGCTCCCCGGAGATCGGCTCGATCATCGCGGGCGGGATCGCCGAGGCGCACCGGCGGGAGGTCGCTCAGACCGTACCCCTGGAGGAAGTGCAGTTGCTGGCGCCGCTGCAGCCGAGCTCGATCCGCGATTTCGTCGCGTTCGAGGAGCACGTCGAGGGCGTGCGGCGCAGCGTGGACGGGTCCGCCGGAGTGCCCGACGCGTGGTACGACGCGCCGACGTTCTACTTCACCAACCCGCACGCGATCTACGGCCCGGGCGACGACGTCCCGTTCCCCGCGGCCTCGGTGGCCCGCGACTTCGAGCTCGAGGTCGCGGCGATCGCCGGACCGGACCGGTCGATCTTCGGCTACACGATCTTCAACGACTGGTCGGCACGGGACCTGCAGAGCCGGGAGATGCAGGTGCGTCTCGGCCCGGCCAAGGGCAAGGACTTCGCGAGCAGCCTCGGGCCGTGGATCGTGACGGCCGACGAGCTGGAGCCCTACCGGGACGCCGACGGCTTCCTCGATCTGTGGTGCACCGCCGCGGTCAACGGCGTCGAGGTGGGCCGTGACCTGCTCAGCAACATGGGCTGGACGTTCGAGGCGATGATCGCCTACGCGGGGCGGGACAGCCGGGTCGAGCCCGGCGACGTGCTCGGTTCCGGCACGGTCGGCAACGGCGGCTGTCTCGCCGAGCTGTGGGGCCGCAACGGCACGCAGGATCCGCCGCCGCTGACCGACGGTGACGTCGTGACGCTGACCGTCGAGGGGATCGGCAGCCTGACGAACCGCATCACTTCCGGAGCAGAGAACACAGGAATTCCGCGCGTCCGCCGCCGTGACCCGGCGCAAGCGCGAGCAGAGAGGCAGAGCTGA
- a CDS encoding alpha/beta hydrolase family protein — translation MFEYFPGNYVWNLGVVATLNSGGLIDEVDRACRPIRDLAAQGSDVGTKEFMASWAAVAEDLATQAAADEKAGHLRTAGQKYQRATNYLAQAERMQSAKSPGRKAFYQRLLDLQQKAFDLIDPDTTRVAIPFEGTLLPAYFTKAGPAAAPTIILWNGLDSTKEHMYSSGFAHEMAARGINTLMVDCPGSGEALRFLGLTSRVETEDWATACVDYLLTRDDVQPEKIGLIGWSLGGYYAPRAAAFEKRLALCVAWGANHDWGAVQKRRLEREGENPVPHYWDHVLWVWGETDLDTFIKKAEAVNLDGVVEQITVPFLIAHGENDRQIPLQYAHRSYEQAVNSPQRELRIFTKEEGGAEHIGLDHFAHVQTFIADWVDDVFRGVSRSPHVSGSPHVSGSPR, via the coding sequence ATGTTCGAGTACTTTCCCGGCAACTACGTCTGGAACCTGGGCGTCGTCGCCACCCTGAACAGCGGCGGCCTGATCGACGAGGTGGACCGCGCCTGCCGCCCGATCCGCGACCTCGCGGCGCAGGGCTCGGACGTCGGCACCAAGGAATTCATGGCCTCCTGGGCCGCCGTCGCCGAGGACCTCGCCACCCAGGCGGCGGCCGACGAGAAGGCCGGCCACCTGCGCACCGCCGGGCAGAAATATCAGCGGGCCACCAACTACCTGGCCCAGGCCGAGCGGATGCAGAGCGCCAAGTCGCCCGGGCGCAAGGCGTTCTACCAGCGGCTGCTCGACCTGCAGCAGAAGGCGTTCGACCTGATCGACCCGGACACCACCCGGGTGGCGATCCCGTTCGAGGGCACCCTGCTGCCGGCGTACTTCACGAAGGCCGGTCCGGCCGCGGCGCCGACGATCATCCTGTGGAACGGGCTGGACTCGACCAAGGAGCACATGTACTCGTCCGGGTTCGCCCACGAGATGGCCGCCCGTGGCATCAACACCCTGATGGTCGACTGCCCCGGCAGCGGTGAGGCACTGCGGTTCCTCGGCCTGACCAGCCGGGTGGAGACCGAGGACTGGGCCACGGCGTGCGTCGACTACCTGCTGACCAGGGACGACGTGCAACCGGAGAAGATCGGTCTGATCGGGTGGTCGCTCGGTGGTTACTACGCGCCGCGGGCGGCAGCGTTCGAGAAGCGGCTCGCCCTCTGCGTCGCCTGGGGCGCCAACCACGACTGGGGCGCCGTGCAGAAACGCCGCCTGGAGCGCGAGGGGGAGAACCCGGTCCCGCACTACTGGGACCACGTGCTCTGGGTCTGGGGCGAGACCGACCTCGACACGTTCATCAAGAAGGCCGAGGCGGTGAACCTGGACGGCGTCGTCGAGCAGATCACCGTGCCGTTCCTGATCGCCCACGGGGAGAACGACCGGCAGATCCCCCTGCAGTACGCGCATCGCTCTTACGAGCAGGCGGTCAACAGCCCTCAGCGCGAGCTGCGGATCTTCACGAAGGAGGAGGGTGGCGCCGAGCACATCGGGCTGGACCACTTCGCCCACGTGCAGACGTTCATCGCCGACTGGGTCGACGACGTCTTCCGCGGTGTGTCCCGGAGCCCGCATGTGTCAGGGAGCCCGCATGTGTCAGGGAGCCCGCGGTGA
- a CDS encoding glycoside hydrolase family 15 protein, with translation MAYRKVATALLAVIIGLDPVGARPTQAAPSEPAGPAPGAPGTDQQYLPADKAGLLTATGTRSKVWVTLQRGGGIGEIFYPDLGTPSARALQFQVTGPSGVARMPQPSTELTSDRSLSYRQTWEDPAGRWRLVADYTVDPDAAVLLVRVRLSGHGHRLYTIYDPALNNSRGGDSGRTEGNALIATDGPVTSALVAKPGFTATSNGFAGTSDGWTDLADGRMDWRYASASAGNLVQTAAVAPESTLALGFGSSALRDASAVLHRGFAGVDRSYARGWGSYLRTLSRPPSVADRRLWRVSAMILAASEDKTHRGAYIAAPAAPWAFGRDDPSGPYHLVWARDLYQIATGLLAAGDRAGAERAVDYLFGVQQKPDGSFPQNSRLDGTPVWEGLQLDEVALPIVLAYQLNRASAWPGVKRAADFLTGYDQAPNSPQDRWENQSGYSPATIAASIAGLVCAASMARAHGDTASAARYEATADAWQKNVKAWTVTSTGPYSDKPYFLRLTKDGQPDRGTTYDIGDSGPSGVDQRRVVDPGFLELVRLGVLPAGDPVFADSLAVVDEQLGVPVRGGLYWYRASFDGYGEKADGSQWDYPLPADSRITRGRLWPLLNGERGEYAIAAGSLREARQQLRLMARAAGPSLVLPEQVWDRQPPYRPAGTPTTSATPLTWTHAQYLRLAGNVAAGRIVEQPRVVAQRYQRLSSGQR, from the coding sequence ATGGCGTACCGGAAAGTGGCGACCGCGTTGCTCGCGGTGATCATCGGCCTGGACCCCGTCGGTGCCCGGCCCACGCAGGCGGCTCCCTCGGAGCCCGCCGGTCCGGCGCCCGGCGCGCCGGGCACGGACCAGCAGTATCTGCCGGCCGACAAGGCCGGCCTCCTGACGGCGACCGGGACACGCAGCAAGGTGTGGGTCACCCTGCAGCGCGGCGGCGGCATCGGGGAGATCTTCTACCCCGATCTGGGTACGCCCAGCGCCCGCGCCCTGCAGTTCCAGGTGACCGGCCCGTCCGGCGTCGCCCGGATGCCGCAGCCGTCCACGGAACTGACCAGCGACCGCAGCCTCTCCTACCGGCAGACGTGGGAGGACCCGGCCGGCCGGTGGCGGCTCGTCGCCGACTACACGGTCGACCCCGACGCCGCGGTGCTGCTGGTGAGGGTGCGGCTGAGCGGGCACGGGCACCGGCTCTACACGATCTACGACCCGGCGCTGAACAACAGTCGTGGTGGCGATTCCGGCCGCACCGAGGGCAACGCCTTGATCGCCACGGACGGGCCGGTGACCAGCGCGCTCGTCGCGAAGCCCGGGTTCACCGCGACGTCGAACGGCTTCGCCGGGACCAGTGACGGCTGGACCGACCTGGCCGACGGGCGGATGGACTGGCGGTACGCGTCCGCGTCGGCGGGCAACCTGGTGCAGACCGCTGCCGTGGCGCCGGAGTCCACGCTGGCACTCGGGTTCGGATCGTCGGCGCTTCGGGACGCTTCGGCCGTACTCCATCGGGGTTTTGCCGGTGTTGATCGGTCTTATGCGCGGGGATGGGGGAGTTATCTGCGGACGCTGAGCCGCCCGCCGTCCGTTGCTGATCGGCGGCTCTGGCGGGTGTCCGCGATGATCCTGGCGGCCAGCGAGGACAAGACGCATCGAGGCGCCTACATCGCCGCGCCGGCCGCGCCGTGGGCGTTCGGGCGCGACGATCCGTCCGGGCCCTACCACCTGGTCTGGGCGCGTGACCTCTACCAGATCGCCACCGGACTGCTCGCGGCCGGCGATCGCGCCGGCGCCGAGCGTGCCGTCGACTATCTCTTCGGGGTGCAGCAGAAGCCCGACGGGTCGTTCCCGCAGAACTCACGGCTCGACGGAACCCCGGTGTGGGAGGGGCTGCAGCTCGACGAGGTGGCGCTGCCGATCGTGCTGGCGTATCAGCTGAACCGCGCCTCGGCGTGGCCCGGCGTGAAGAGGGCCGCCGATTTCCTGACCGGTTATGACCAGGCGCCGAACAGTCCGCAGGACCGCTGGGAGAACCAGTCCGGATATTCGCCGGCCACCATCGCCGCGTCGATCGCCGGTCTGGTGTGCGCGGCGTCGATGGCGCGGGCACACGGCGACACGGCGAGCGCCGCGCGCTACGAGGCCACCGCCGACGCGTGGCAGAAGAACGTGAAGGCGTGGACGGTCACCAGCACCGGACCCTACTCGGACAAGCCCTACTTCCTGCGGCTGACCAAGGACGGCCAGCCGGACCGGGGCACCACCTACGACATCGGCGACAGCGGCCCGTCCGGTGTCGATCAGCGCCGGGTGGTCGATCCCGGCTTCCTGGAGCTGGTCCGGCTCGGCGTGCTGCCGGCCGGCGACCCGGTGTTCGCGGACAGCCTCGCCGTGGTGGACGAGCAGCTCGGGGTGCCGGTCCGGGGTGGGCTGTACTGGTACCGGGCCTCCTTCGACGGCTATGGCGAGAAGGCCGACGGCAGCCAGTGGGACTACCCGCTGCCGGCCGACTCGCGGATCACCCGTGGCCGATTGTGGCCGCTGCTGAACGGGGAGCGCGGTGAGTACGCGATAGCGGCCGGCTCGCTGCGGGAGGCGCGGCAGCAGCTGCGGCTGATGGCGCGGGCGGCCGGGCCGTCGCTGGTGCTGCCCGAGCAGGTGTGGGACCGGCAGCCGCCCTATCGGCCGGCCGGCACGCCGACCACCTCGGCCACGCCGCTGACCTGGACACACGCGCAGTATCTGCGGCTGGCGGGGAACGTGGCGGCCGGTCGGATCGTGGAGCAGCCGCGGGTGGTGGCGCAGCGATACCAGCGTTTGTCCTCAGGACAGCGCTGA
- a CDS encoding hemerythrin domain-containing protein codes for MPDIVEVIKEQHRQVDELLEEATHDGVDKASLLHEVHRMLLPHSEAEEDFVYPAIRDKAAEAGEEVVDGAVEHHQIEEMLQNLLRGNPDAPGYDGTLAAIIGELRHHVQEEEEELLPILQDSLTTEEREQMGRRFLEATTAKLPEEEHHTKSELYDLAREQEIPGRSTMTKEELAEALGDG; via the coding sequence GTGCCGGACATCGTGGAAGTCATCAAGGAGCAGCATCGCCAGGTCGACGAGCTGCTGGAGGAGGCGACGCACGACGGCGTCGACAAGGCCTCGCTCCTGCACGAGGTGCACCGGATGCTGCTGCCGCACTCCGAGGCCGAGGAGGACTTCGTCTACCCGGCGATCCGCGACAAGGCGGCCGAAGCGGGCGAGGAGGTCGTCGACGGCGCGGTCGAGCATCACCAGATCGAGGAGATGCTGCAGAACCTGCTGCGCGGCAACCCGGACGCCCCCGGCTACGACGGCACGCTGGCCGCGATCATCGGCGAGCTGCGGCACCACGTCCAGGAGGAAGAGGAGGAACTGCTCCCCATCCTTCAGGACAGCCTCACCACCGAGGAGCGCGAGCAGATGGGCCGGCGGTTCCTGGAGGCGACCACCGCGAAACTGCCCGAGGAGGAGCACCACACGAAGAGCGAGCTCTACGACCTGGCCCGCGAACAGGAGATCCCCGGCCGTTCCACGATGACCAAGGAGGAGCTGGCGGAAGCCCTCGGCGACGGCTGA
- a CDS encoding SAM-dependent methyltransferase, with protein MSTTAEPPIDPNRPSSARIYDVFLGGTHNFASDRAVAARTAELLPQTPMIARHNRAFLRRAVRFATARGVDQFLDIGSGIPTEQNVHQVAPEARVVYVDIDPTAVIYARHLLGDDPRLVVVHGDVREPAPVLDDPAVRGLLDLSRPLGILMVAVLHFVPDSPVLTEALRIYREAAVPGSVLAISHVSASAQPTELDRVADLYNRTGASLVPRDREQMERLFEGWTLVDPGVVFGPSWRPDPGEEVDDPAQFLTLAGVAVR; from the coding sequence GTGAGCACTACGGCAGAGCCGCCCATCGACCCGAACCGGCCCAGCAGCGCACGGATCTACGACGTGTTCCTCGGCGGCACCCACAACTTCGCCTCCGACCGCGCGGTCGCCGCCCGCACCGCCGAACTGCTGCCGCAGACCCCGATGATCGCCCGGCACAACCGGGCGTTCCTGCGCCGCGCCGTCCGGTTCGCCACCGCCCGCGGGGTCGACCAGTTCCTCGACATCGGTTCCGGCATCCCCACCGAGCAGAACGTGCACCAGGTGGCGCCGGAGGCACGGGTCGTCTACGTCGACATCGACCCGACCGCGGTGATCTACGCCCGTCACCTGCTCGGCGACGATCCCCGGCTCGTCGTGGTCCACGGTGACGTCCGCGAGCCGGCGCCGGTGCTGGACGATCCCGCCGTACGGGGACTGCTGGACCTGAGCCGCCCGCTGGGCATCCTGATGGTCGCGGTGCTGCACTTCGTCCCGGACAGCCCGGTGCTCACCGAGGCGCTGCGGATCTACCGGGAGGCCGCCGTGCCGGGCAGCGTGCTGGCGATCTCGCACGTCTCCGCGAGCGCCCAGCCGACCGAGCTGGACCGCGTCGCCGACCTCTACAACCGCACCGGGGCGTCACTGGTCCCCCGCGACCGGGAACAGATGGAACGCCTCTTCGAGGGCTGGACACTCGTCGATCCGGGCGTCGTCTTCGGCCCGTCGTGGCGTCCGGATCCGGGTGAGGAGGTCGACGACCCGGCGCAGTTCCTCACCCTGGCCGGGGTCGCCGTCCGCTAG
- a CDS encoding cyclase family protein, with protein MIDPKDPEGAIAAAAKRCSNWGRWGADDVQGTMNFLTPEKRTQGARLVRRGVSFSLSQSFDANGPQKGWRRRTNPVHTMLDTGTDAVTGVQGFPHGLGGADDVIAMPLQCSTQWDGLGHIFDHGMTWNGRRADKVVTSLGDAVTGIETVAGVIAGRGVLLDVGRVLGEDGELPDGFAITEEHLRATIAAHGLEVGTGDIVLVRTGQLARVRRNGWGDYAGGPAPGLSFTTADWLHRTEIAAIATDTWGFEVRPNEFEEAFQPLHQVAIPHIGLFLGEMWDLDALAADCAQDGVYEFWLTAAPLPITGAVGSPVNPIAVK; from the coding sequence GTGATCGATCCCAAGGACCCGGAGGGCGCGATCGCGGCGGCCGCGAAACGCTGCTCCAACTGGGGGCGGTGGGGCGCCGACGACGTACAAGGAACCATGAACTTCCTGACGCCGGAGAAGCGCACGCAGGGCGCGCGGCTGGTGCGACGAGGGGTGTCGTTCTCGCTGTCGCAGAGCTTCGACGCGAACGGGCCGCAGAAAGGCTGGCGGCGGCGCACCAACCCGGTGCACACGATGCTGGACACCGGCACCGACGCGGTCACCGGCGTGCAGGGCTTCCCGCACGGGCTCGGCGGCGCCGACGACGTGATCGCGATGCCGCTGCAGTGCTCCACCCAGTGGGACGGGCTCGGGCACATCTTCGACCACGGCATGACCTGGAACGGCCGGCGCGCCGACAAGGTGGTGACCAGCCTCGGTGACGCCGTCACCGGGATCGAGACCGTCGCCGGCGTGATCGCCGGCCGGGGCGTCCTGCTCGACGTCGGCCGCGTCCTCGGCGAGGACGGCGAGCTTCCGGACGGTTTCGCGATCACGGAGGAGCATCTGCGGGCGACGATCGCCGCGCACGGTCTGGAGGTGGGAACCGGAGACATCGTTCTGGTGCGGACCGGGCAGCTCGCCCGGGTGCGCCGGAACGGCTGGGGCGACTACGCGGGTGGTCCCGCGCCGGGCCTGTCGTTCACCACGGCGGACTGGCTGCATCGCACCGAGATCGCCGCGATCGCCACCGACACCTGGGGTTTCGAGGTGCGGCCGAACGAGTTCGAGGAGGCTTTCCAACCGCTGCACCAGGTGGCGATCCCGCACATCGGGCTCTTCCTGGGCGAGATGTGGGATCTGGACGCGCTCGCGGCGGACTGCGCGCAGGACGGCGTCTACGAGTTCTGGCTGACCGCCGCCCCGCTGCCGATCACCGGCGCCGTGGGCTCCCCGGTCAACCCGATCGCGGTGAAATAG
- a CDS encoding PAS domain S-box protein, translating to MEFREIPGLLLDTAPDAIVVSRSDGTITLANRRAHDMFGYPAGELVGRAVDDLVPEDARSRHPARRSAYLAGDHPPLRRLPLRGLRRDGSVFPVEISLSAVTPAGDETYVTSVLRDDTAQREAARTRALLASVVQSSHDAIVTTDLDGVVLSWNPGAEMLYGHPAADMIGRTVDVIIPDERRSDEEQIRMLVRLGGRVDRYRSTRLTAKNEQISVSTLISPLLDERGNMIGTTTITRDISDRERAEARVQAILDAAPDAMLGVAESGEVVLVNAEAERLFDHPRYDLLHMPLPLLLPDGLPPVSAVLRTGSDSTPLDTERAGDTPAEYGDQRWATRRALRRGGAELPVDLACSSLHTDSGVVIVVVVRDITERLAAEQERRRLREEAERQRLEARMQQAQRLESLGQLAGGIAHDFNNLLAVILNYASFIVEDATGTPSAADAEQIARAARRGSDLTHQLLAFARREVIRPRPLNLNVVVTEVHQMLERSLGEHIALTVRTTAGLPSVMADPGQLEQVLVNLAVNARDAMPTGGRLTIDTAPVQVDAEYAARLDLRIGSYVRLRVSDTGTGMPREVIDKAFEPFFTTKPSGQGTGLGLATVYGIITQAGGTVRIYSESGIGTTFTILLPATDMEAREASPEETAEELSGHGAVVLVVEDEAALREVTSRILRRGGYTVLVAGSGEEALRLAAENTVDVLLTDVIMPGMLGRDLASAVHRSSPGTKVLFMSGYAQPVLTTHGTLSADVHLLEKPFTSAELMRALHDELQARP from the coding sequence GTGGAGTTCCGCGAGATCCCGGGGCTCCTGCTCGACACCGCCCCGGACGCGATCGTCGTCAGCCGCTCGGACGGCACGATCACGCTGGCCAACCGCCGGGCGCACGACATGTTCGGCTATCCCGCCGGTGAGCTCGTCGGCCGTGCCGTCGACGACCTGGTTCCCGAGGACGCCCGGTCCCGGCATCCGGCACGGCGATCGGCGTACCTGGCCGGTGATCATCCTCCGCTGCGCCGGCTGCCGCTGCGCGGCCTGCGCCGCGACGGCAGCGTCTTCCCCGTCGAGATCTCCCTCTCCGCGGTCACCCCGGCCGGAGACGAGACGTACGTGACGTCGGTGCTCCGCGACGACACGGCGCAACGGGAGGCGGCCCGGACCAGGGCGCTTCTCGCCTCGGTCGTGCAGTCGTCACACGACGCGATCGTCACGACCGACCTGGACGGCGTGGTGCTCTCCTGGAATCCCGGCGCCGAGATGCTCTACGGGCACCCTGCCGCTGACATGATCGGCCGGACCGTCGACGTGATCATCCCGGACGAGCGGCGCAGCGACGAGGAGCAGATCCGGATGCTGGTCCGGCTCGGCGGGCGGGTCGACAGGTACCGCAGCACCCGGCTCACCGCGAAGAACGAGCAGATCTCGGTCTCCACGCTGATCTCGCCGCTGCTCGACGAGCGCGGCAACATGATCGGCACGACGACGATCACCCGGGACATCAGCGACCGGGAGCGGGCCGAGGCCCGGGTGCAGGCGATCCTCGACGCGGCGCCGGACGCGATGCTCGGCGTCGCCGAGTCCGGCGAGGTGGTGCTGGTCAACGCGGAGGCGGAGCGGCTCTTCGACCATCCCCGCTACGACCTGCTGCACATGCCGCTGCCGCTGCTGCTGCCGGACGGGTTGCCACCGGTCTCGGCCGTCCTGCGTACCGGCAGCGACAGCACGCCGCTGGACACCGAACGCGCCGGCGACACTCCCGCCGAGTACGGCGACCAGCGCTGGGCCACCCGGCGGGCGCTGCGCCGGGGCGGGGCGGAGCTGCCCGTCGACCTCGCCTGCAGCTCGCTGCACACCGACAGCGGCGTGGTGATCGTCGTGGTGGTCCGGGACATCACCGAGCGGCTCGCCGCCGAACAGGAGAGGCGGCGGCTGCGCGAGGAGGCCGAGCGGCAGCGCCTGGAGGCCCGGATGCAGCAGGCCCAGCGCCTGGAGAGCCTCGGCCAGCTGGCCGGCGGCATCGCCCACGACTTCAACAACCTGCTCGCGGTGATCCTCAACTACGCCTCGTTCATCGTCGAGGACGCCACCGGTACGCCGTCGGCGGCCGACGCCGAGCAGATCGCCCGGGCCGCCCGGCGGGGCAGCGACCTCACCCACCAGCTGCTCGCCTTCGCGCGCCGCGAGGTGATCCGTCCCCGCCCGCTGAACCTGAACGTCGTGGTCACCGAGGTGCACCAGATGCTGGAACGGTCGCTGGGCGAGCACATCGCGCTGACCGTGCGCACCACGGCCGGACTCCCGTCGGTGATGGCCGATCCCGGTCAGCTGGAACAGGTGCTGGTCAACCTGGCCGTCAACGCCCGCGACGCGATGCCCACCGGCGGCCGGCTCACCATCGACACCGCTCCGGTGCAGGTGGACGCCGAGTACGCCGCCCGGCTCGACCTGAGGATCGGCAGCTATGTGCGCCTGCGCGTCTCGGACACCGGCACCGGCATGCCGCGCGAGGTGATCGACAAGGCGTTCGAGCCGTTCTTCACGACCAAGCCCAGCGGGCAGGGCACCGGCCTGGGGCTGGCCACCGTCTACGGCATCATCACGCAGGCCGGCGGCACCGTGCGGATCTACTCCGAGTCCGGGATCGGGACCACGTTCACAATCCTGCTGCCGGCCACCGACATGGAGGCCCGCGAGGCGTCCCCGGAGGAAACGGCCGAGGAGCTGAGCGGGCACGGCGCGGTGGTCCTGGTGGTGGAGGACGAGGCGGCGCTGCGCGAGGTGACCAGCCGGATCCTGCGGCGCGGCGGCTACACGGTGCTGGTCGCGGGCAGCGGCGAGGAGGCGTTGCGGCTGGCCGCGGAGAACACCGTCGACGTGCTGCTCACCGACGTGATCATGCCGGGGATGCTGGGACGGGACCTGGCGAGCGCGGTGCACCGCAGCTCGCCGGGAACGAAGGTCCTCTTCATGTCCGGTTATGCCCAGCCGGTGCTGACCACGCACGGCACCCTGTCGGCGGACGTCCACCTGCTCGAGAAGCCATTCACGAGTGCCGAATTGATGCGAGCGCTGCACGACGAGCTTCAAGCCCGCCCCTGA